A single region of the Bradysia coprophila strain Holo2 unplaced genomic scaffold, BU_Bcop_v1 contig_235, whole genome shotgun sequence genome encodes:
- the LOC119077405 gene encoding trans-1,2-dihydrobenzene-1,2-diol dehydrogenase-like gives MTSPPTRWGIMGAGMISHDWAVAVSTLPTTEHQILAVSARSKENAENFAREHNIAKAYGSYAELCQDKDIDVVYIGTIHPEHLKLGKLALDHGKHVLCEKPLCMNVKETVELVDYARSKKLFFMEAIWSRFFPAYLKLKEDIDNGSIGEVVQVIAGMGLQFPEDNWRRSKELGGGTVIDMGTYCCQFASLVFSGLKPEKIIASGHLNSSGADDSSSATIIYPNGKTATLITHSQVNFPCEALAIGTKGTLKLPFPFWSADKLETPNGVIEFALPKSDKKINYWNSTGLSYQCQEVRRCIQNGLTESPILTLDETVLLAEMRESIRKQIGVVYPTD, from the exons ATGACTTCTCCACCGACGAGATGGGGAATTATGGGTGCTGGGATGATTAGCCATGATTGGGCTGTTGCTGTATCAACGTTACCGACGACAGAACATCAAATTTTGGCTGTAAGTGCCAGAAGCAAAGAAAATGCTGAGAATTTTGCTAGGGAACATAACATCGCCAAAGCATATGGCTCCTACGCTGAATTGTGCCAGGATAAAGATATCG ATGTCGTTTACATCGGTACAATACATCCGGAACACTTGAAATTGGGAAAATTGGCATTGGACCATGGCAAGCATGTCCTGTGCGAGAAACCGTTATGTATGAACGTTAAAGAAACTGTTGAGTTGGTCGACTATGCGAGAagtaagaaattattttttatggagGCGATCTGGAGTCGATTCTTTCCGGCTTATCTGAAATTGAAGGAGGATATCGATAATGGGAGCATCGGTGAAGTTGTGCAAGTGATTGCTGGTATGGGATTGCAGTTTCCTGAGGACAATTGGCGTAG ATCAAAAGAACTTGGCGGTGGTACTGTAATCGACATGGGTACATATTGTTGTCAATTCGCGTCGCTGGTATTTTCCGGACTGAAACCGGAAAAGATTATAGCATCGGGTCATCTGAATTCGAGTGGCGCCGATGATAGTTCCAGTGCGACAATTATTTATCCGAACGGAAAAACGGCAACCCTTATCACCCACAGTCAGGTCAACTTTCCGTGCGAAGCACTAGCCATTGGCACCAAGGGAACACTTAAG TTACCGTTTCCATTTTGGTCTGCCGATAAATTGGAAACGCCAAACGGGGTGATTGAGTTTGCGTTACCGAAAAGTGACAAGAAAATTAACTACTGGAATAGTACAGGACTGTCATATCAATGCCAGGAGGTGCGGAGGTGTATTCAAAATG GATTGACTGAGAGCCCGATACTAACACTCGACGAGACTGTATTGTTAGCCGAAATGCGAGAATCGATAAGGAAGCAAATCGGAGTGGTGTATCCCACTGACTAG